The nucleotide window GCATAGGCATATAACGGAATCATTCTTGCCTGGGCGACAATTAACCCTTTGGTTTGGGTGTGGCCTTTTTTCTTTTCGCTGGAGCAGGTGCATCGGTTTCTCCACCCGCAACAGCTTGAGCGGACGTTTTCCGTGGTGCACGTTTCTTAGGCTTGGCGGTTGTTGTCCCAGGGTCAACTGGAATGGGTTTTACAGCCTCGATGCTTGCCTGTAAAGCAGCCATCAAATCCATCACATTGGCTTCAGGTTTGGCTGGAGCAATCTTGATTTCTTCGCCTGCCACTTTGTGCTGGATCAGATCCAGCAGTTTGCTGCGATAGTCATCGTTGTATTTACCAGGTTCAAAAGGCGTAGAAAGTTGATCAATCAGCAGCTTTGCCATCGTGAGTTCCTTCTCATTCACGTTCTGCACTTCTGGCAGGTTGGGCACCTGGGAGACAGGACGAATCTCGTCCGGATAGAAAATCGTCTCCATCGACAGGCAATCTTCCAGCACACGTATGGCAGCGAGACTGCTTTTCGAGCGGATGGAAATTTTGGCGATGCCAATTTTGCCGGTATCCCGCATCGCATTCATCAACAGCTGGTAGGCGTTACCCCCAGCCTGATCGGGCGATAGGTAATATGTTTTCTGAAAATAGATGGGATCAATCTCAGTCAAGTCAACAAAATCCAAAATGGTAATGGTTTTGCTGGTGGAGTCATTTAGCGCTTCCAATTCATCTTTCTCGAAGAGTACGAACTTTCCTTTTTCATATTCATAGCCTTTGGTGATTTCCTCCCACTTCACGTCCACTTCACAGGATGGACATTGGCGAACATAAGCGAGCGGGCTGCCGCAGACTTTATGGATGTAGCGCATGGAGATGTCTTTGTCTTCGGTAGCCGAGAACATTTTGACAGGCACATGCACAAGGCCAAAACTGATTGCGCCTTTCCAGACGGTATGCATAAGTCGGCTCCTTTCGAAAGGGTACATTTTTATTCAATAGTATGGGCATCTGGTGCGAGGGATAATCGTCTTATAAACGAATGAATTCGTATGGTTAAGCGAGACTCGGGGATCATAAGAGAAGTGATCTTGTAATTGAATAAGCCGGGAGGTGCCGAAATGAGTAACAGACGGGATGAAGAGGAAGCGCACAAGCATGCTTTTACTCCGTATCCTCTTGCTGATGCCGAAAGCGCTGAAGAATTTTATACACCAGCTACAGCTGTGAATTGGGAAGCAGTCACTTCTGAAGAATTACCCCTTGATCGGGAGTCATTCATGCTCGACATTGACCGGATGGTGAATGAAGGGTTAGGTGGAGGACAGGTTACGGAAGATAACGGTCATATTGGTGAAAGTACAACAGATAGCATGGTTCGTGAATCACATGATGATCCGGAAGGGGAGTATGAATAAGATGATGGATGCAAAGCGTGCCAAAGCGATCTATGATTCCAAGGATACCATTGCTGTAACATTGGAAGGGGATCCGGTGTGGATTGAGAATGTGGATGAAGCCAATGGCATGGCGACCGTTCAGGTTGGCAGCAGGCCGGGAAATACCCAGACGGTACGTGTGGATCGGTTGGAGGAGTAGTTACAAGTAGCGTGTAGTTATTGTGGAATCGGTGAGTGAATAAAAGCTAAAATATGTGCGTAGGACGGCCGGTACCGAGAGGTGCCGGTTTTTTGTTTTTCCTAGTGGGTGTCTGAAAACTCCGAAGGAAGCAAGTTTCCAGACCCGTCTAATAATGCACGTTTATATTTGCGCTTGTTCCTTCGATGTTGCGGGGGAAGAAAGGGACCGATATAATAAGGTTCAAAGTGAACTCAGGCGGCTGGACCGCCAAAGGTGGGGCGTATATTGAATCAGACGCACGAGCAGTGGGTGTATCAATCCCATGGCATTGCAGATACAGAAGCGCTCGCGTCCGCACTCGCCAGACAGGCAAACGC belongs to Paenibacillus sp. FSL H8-0079 and includes:
- a CDS encoding H-type small acid-soluble spore protein, translating into MDAKRAKAIYDSKDTIAVTLEGDPVWIENVDEANGMATVQVGSRPGNTQTVRVDRLEE
- a CDS encoding Ku protein; translation: MHTVWKGAISFGLVHVPVKMFSATEDKDISMRYIHKVCGSPLAYVRQCPSCEVDVKWEEITKGYEYEKGKFVLFEKDELEALNDSTSKTITILDFVDLTEIDPIYFQKTYYLSPDQAGGNAYQLLMNAMRDTGKIGIAKISIRSKSSLAAIRVLEDCLSMETIFYPDEIRPVSQVPNLPEVQNVNEKELTMAKLLIDQLSTPFEPGKYNDDYRSKLLDLIQHKVAGEEIKIAPAKPEANVMDLMAALQASIEAVKPIPVDPGTTTAKPKKRAPRKTSAQAVAGGETDAPAPAKRKKATPKPKG